The Methanosarcina barkeri MS DNA window TTACTCAAACCATTCATCTCTAAACCTTTCTCTGTTTACATGAGGATCTAATGCTTGACTTTCATATACACTCATTATCGTTTCAAAAGTTCTTTGAATTCCACATCTATGCAGAATTACTGTCAATAAATCTGATGCATTCTCTGCAAATATTGTACTCCAACGTAACTGCGTATATCTAGCCATTTTTTCAGGATGAGTTGTTGATTTTCTTACAAGAGAATATATTCTTCTGCTAACGATTAGTGTCAATATTGCTGTCCAGATTAGAGCTTCAATTACCTGCACATTCTTTGTTTCAAGAACGTCCAGCGAGTATTTGCTTTTCAATTCCTTAAACAACAGTTCTATGTCCCATCTTGCCTCATATAAGTTTGCAATGTCTTTTGCATTCAAAATATCTTTCTGAATATTTGTGATGTAAATGTGGTATTTTTCATCCTCATCGTTATATACGGCAACAAGACGTACATTTATCTCGTCCTGTTTTTGCTTGCCTTTATACTCTCTTCTTTTGAATTCTATTTTTACAACTGCATCAATATCTTTTCCAGAAAGTTGCTTAATACATTCACTAACAGGTTTTCCAGCGAACTCTTTGCTTTTTGTCTTAGAAAGTCCCTCTTCAATAGAAACAAGAATAGGGTCTATATTCTTCCTAATCCTTGAGACAAAATATCCCCCATTTTCTTCAACTCTTGCAACATTTGAGTTTTGTAGAACCAAGATCAACAAGGAGAATACGGTCTTTGATCCAGGGACCTATTTTTAATGTCTTTATTTCAGCTGTTTTTTCAGAGTACAGAGCAACGGTTCTAGGTCCGTTAGCAACTGCACTTACCATAACTCCAACTTTTACTCCTGCAGCTACTGTTCTTGATCTTGCTGCAGGAAACTTGTCTGCTAACGAGGAATGGAGACGAACAATTGTGCTGTCCTGAATGACAACATCTTGGAAGGTTTCGAGTTTCTTGCTAAGTTTCCTACCAGGTTCTTTTGCAAGCTCTCCCATGCCATGAATTACACACTGGTGAAGAAACTCAACAAGTTCTGGAGTGAAACGATAGTACCAGCTGCTATCGCTTATGGTTTTTTGTGACTCAGTTTCATATTCGCGTTTCAAACTGGCAAGTGTACGCTGTAAGCGTACACCAAAACTGAGAGTTAAAACCCAAAAGATAATGACAGGGTCAATTTTACGTTCACGTACTATAAGACCAGTTTCTTTGGCAGTTTGCCTTAACCACTCTTCGGGAAACATTTCCCGAAGAGAGTCTTCAAGAGTAAGTGGGGGACAAGGAGACATAGATACAGAGATATTTATATTACTAATATAAAAAACACATACAAGAGAGGGAATTTAATGCTTAACCGATGACGCATGCATAAAAATCTAATAAATCCACGTTTGATTGAAAATCGATAGCAGTAAAAATATGAATCTACGAAAATTTACTGCGGAAAGTGGGTACAACCTAATACTTTAAACAAAGTGTTAGATTTTTAAGGCACCGTCGCGAATTTGCTGTAAATTCAAAGCTAAGTTTTCGTATACTGTGTGGATTTTTATTTTCCTGATATGGAATTTTTTACTCAATAACCTATTGAAATTTTTGATTTTACAGAAATATCGGCACACTGCCTGCTCTATAATGGCTTAAAACGGCTTAGAATCAAAGGTATTGCAACTACACAAAGAGTGAAGATTGAAGTGTATCAACGGAACCTGCTAGATCATAATTTTTAGTGTAGCAGTTGATATGCTCTCGTGTATCTGCATTTCGTGCATAATTTTTTATATAATTTGTGATATATTTTTTGATGTAACTTCATCTCGTCTATAGTTGGTTTAATTGTCGTTCGTATCTGTTGTGCATGAGATATCGCATTACGATATTCCTGGAGCATGCATCTGGTTTAGCTATCTGATAGCTGAACATAGAGCTGAGCACAAAGGAGGTTGATACGCATTGACTACAGTAATTAGTCCTGTGGATCTCTGGTTTATCCTGAGTTTCATTGTCGCTTTCACCAGGAAGTGATAAGCTATGAGATTAGATTAGAAGAAGTTACATCACCTAGTCTAAGTATAATAATAAAGAAATAGATAAAGGAAATTATCTGTAATATAAAATCAGGAGTGCAAATAGTGAATAGAAAAGTTACATTACTTCTGATTATAGCGGCAGTAATATTTGTTTCTGGTTGCGGAAGCACAAAAAATGATGAAGACCAAGCATGGTTGCGTTCTACTAAATTAGATATGGAGATGATGAGGCTAGACAAGCTTGATATGTTAAATGATCAAGAAATGCATTTAGATAATTTAAATGCTTGCGATAAAGTCGTAAAAGACGCACAGACTGCGTTACGAAATAATCATATGTATGATCCTACGTCTTCGAAATTTCAAAAGGCGCAAAATGAATGGGATATAATTTTAAATGATTATATCAGTGCAGCAGAATTTAGATATGTAGCAGTACAGAAATGGAATTTAGATATGTCACAAGATTCCTCTGTGTATGACGCTATGTATGAAGCTAAAAATAATTCAAATAACAAACTGTTAGATGCACAAGATCATTATTATAGATTAGACAATTACATACGTGGTGAGTAAATAAGGAGTAACAGTAATGCGTAAAGCAAAAGTATTTTCAATGGTAGTGTGTTGATTTTCTGTGAAATCACAATTCCCAAGAAGTTAGTAGTTTGAATATTCAATGTTGAAAGATGGAATTATACTCAGTACACAAAAAATTAACTTTGGATTCACAGGAATTCTCGACACCCTCGTAGATATTAGATACGTAGATTATGTTCCCTCACCTAAAAATTACAAATTATGTTAAGCTCTGAATATATTCGCCAAAATCAGGTATTTTTTCAATTTTAACTGTATCTCTGTCTGAAGTTTCTATCGATTTATATAATTCTATAGTAGTCTCATAATTTTTTTGTATAGTTTTGTAGACTAATTCCGCATTTTTACGGGTTATCCTCGAACCAAAAATGATTCCTTTTAGATCACTTTCAAAATAATTAAGTATATCATTTTCAAGTACGTCCCTGCTATAGATTATTCTGCATTCCTCTTCGAATATATAATCGATTTTTTTTGTACGTCCACGCTCAGATGCTTGGGTGTGTCTATAACTATTTGACATATCTATTGCATCTGGATCATTAAATGAAGGCACGTATATTACTTCATAAAGTGGACATATTACTCCCTGCTGCGTAAATATATGCTTATTGTAGTCTCTTGCATTCGTTTCCTCAGTATACTGAAAACAAAGGCAAATACCTTGGTGATTATCAGCATGTTTCTCCCACATTTTACGACTATTACATGTTTTACTAAAACAGCAAACTCTAGGCAATTTTTTTACTTTTTGATAGTAGGTATACATATTCCCTTCTTTTTTAACAGTACCATTGTTTACATAATCGTTTAGTATCTCATTTGCTTTAGAAGGATCACACTTCCTCCTCAAAGCAATCAAATCTATAATTTTTTCTTCCGTCATAGTCTCATATATCATGATATTGAAATCAGCACTATCTTCAAATGCAGCTGGATCACTAAAATATAATTGTTTACGAGACAAGTTATCTATGGTGTGATTATCATCGTGTTTCAAAATATGCTTGTACTGAAAAACTAAATTTTTATTTGTCATATAAACCACTGAGTAAATACTGTATTTCTAACACAAATACTTTTTAAATAAAACAACATTGATTTACTGGAAATACTTAAATGTTTTACTTTGTCTGTTTTACCTATGCTTTTCTGAACTCAGTAATTCTATGGGCTATAGGAATATGCGAATTTCTGCCGATCAACCTATCAAATGCAAAAATAATGCAAGAAACATATAGGTACTTTTTTCAGCGTCTATTGAAGTTAGTTTTAGTTTAAAATAAAGATACATAAATTAAAAAACAGTTTCTTAAAAAGATACTATATTTTGATAGTAAAAAGGACTACAAAATCAATTAAAATTCAACAGAAATTTCAATACACTTTCATTGAAATCAAAAACAGGGATGAGAACCAATCATCCCATCCCCGTATTCAGCGTAGCTAACACAATAGCTTCGCTGACAAAAAAAGAGGAGTTTTAGGCGTAAGGGTTCCGTAGCCCCTTGTTGATGCCGAAAGTCTTGCGCTCCTCAACTGTTTTCTGGTTCTTGTCGATCTTTTCTTTCGCGAGTTTCCTGAGGAGATCGAGACCGGGTTTGACTTCCTCAATTGGTTTTGTCTCGAACATGCCGTCTGCAACAGCCTTTGACCAGATCTCGTTTCCGACTTTGGTGCGGATGAAAACCGTAGACCAGCCGTCTGGGCTTCCGACCGAGCCGGTTGAAATGTCGGCAAGGTTAGAAACATAGTCAAGACAAACATGGCAGCCTGGCTGCTCGTACTTGTGGGTTGCCTTGAGTGGAACAGTAGCGACGTTTCCGCGTTCGGTATAGACCCAGAACTTGCCCTTCGTGATCTCCATCTTCTTCACGGAGCCAAGGCTCTGGTTTGCGTGGTCCTCGACAATGCTCTGCAAGGACTTGTACGAGAAGTTCTCCATGCAGAAAAGCCCCACTGTAAAAGCAACCTTGCCCGGGACATCTCGCATATTGATAGGATAAAGTTGAGCCTTCCTCACTGCCTGCATCTGGCAGCAAACGCCGGTGACCCCTACCTTATCAAGGCCAAAGGACCGTGTAGCCTCCTTGAGCCAGGAAATCTGGGGGCTGATGTTGTATCTTGTTCCTCGTGCCTTAAGGATGTCCTCGCGGGTCATCGCGACTACCGGTTTTGGCTGCCAGGGTTTGTCGCCCTCGCCTGCCACAATAGTTCCGTCGATGAACCCTTCTTCAAGGGCATAGACCATGAGAGCGGTGGCGATTCCGCCGTCCTGAGCTTTCTTGAGGATCTCCTTGTCCGTGCTCCGCGCCGAAACGCATGTCACGTATTTGCCGAGATACGGATCTTCAATCATCACTCTCACCATCCTTAAGCGCTTTAGCAATTATCTCGCTGATGTTCTCAAATTCAGAAATCACGTCTAAATTGAAGAAAGACCTCGGGCAGGCGCCGTAGCAGGAGCCGCACTTAATGCATAGGTCACGTTCACCCTGTGGTTTCCCGAACTCAAGAGTAATCGCATGCACTGGACAGGATGCAGCGCAAGTGCCACAGCCCATGCAGAGGCCCTGGTTGATCACATCGTACATAAGGTCGCAGAAACATCCGGAAGTGCCGCGCTTCGCAAGGTCCATGAGGGGCTTTAAGTACTTGCCTGCAAGCTCCTTCTGTTCCTCGTTCCCTTCAAGGAGCAGGTACGCCATGACAGCGACGTTCCTTATAAGCTCCGGGCTCGGGGGGCATCCTGGGATGTAAACATCCACGTCGATGAGATCTCCTATTGGGAGATAAGACTCGTGCTGTGGCTGGTTGTGCTGCCCGCCGCGGCTGAACCTGGTGATATTCCCGTAGCATGCGCAGGAACCGAGAGCCACCACGATCTTGGACTTCTTCCGCGTCTCTTTTATGTCCTCTACTGATTCATGGTCCTGGAGGCAGACCGATCCCTCAACGAGCGCCACGTCCATCTCCGGGATATGCCGGACGTCAGCAAGAGTGAGACAGTATACGAGGTCGGCATAGTCGTCCAGGATCTTGATGAGTCCTAAGTTGTTGTCGGCCAGAGACACAAGGCAGCCGGTACAGCCGCTCATGTGTACATGACCGATCTTAATCTTATTTGTCACTGGTTTTTTCTCCTTTGTAGCTTCCGCCTTGTTCTCCATCACAACCATAAAGGGCTCCCTTGCCCATGGTTTTCTCGATGAAGTTAAGCAGTCCCATAGTTCACTCCGATTTCCTTTAGTATCTCGGATACAGCGTCTGGAATGGCTCTCTGTACCTCGTCTGTAATCCCGATGACCATCTCGGGAGAAGAAACGTATTTCTTCTGGCATGCAAGGACACGGACCCGGATATCGTCCTTGATGTACTGGAGCGGCTCGGTCAGGTCCCATGAGTGGGCGTCCCGGTAACTCCCCACAGGAAGCTCGTCAACAGAGAGCCACCTGAGCTCGCCGGGTTCCCCACCAAAGTCCGCAATGTCCACAATGATAAGAGTCTTTGTGGACTCAGGGTTGAGAAGAGTAAAAACAAAATGTGGACCTCCAAGCCCTGCGTCAACAACCGTGACGTTCTCTGGAAGTTCGAGATCCTTGAGTTTTTCCACAACTGCAGGTCCGAACCCATCATCCGCAAAGAGCGGGTTGCCGCAGCCTGCCACCACGATCTCGGAGTACAGCGATTCCATTACCTTCACCACTGCATGAGCTTCTGGGCGACTATTTTTTCCTTCTCGTTCACCACGATCATGTGGGTTGCACACGAAACGCACGGGTCATAAGCCCGAACGACCATTTCGGCAATCTGCCAGGGCGCTCCAGTCAGAGCACGGCTACAGGTAGGGAAGTTCCAGGTAGTGGGCACAAGCATGTCATACCACCGCACCTTTCCGTCCTTCACCCGTGCAAGATGGATATTGCTCCCACGCGGAGCCTCGTTCGCAGCCCAGCCCATGGACCCATCTCCCTGAGGGATATGATCGGCAAGGACCTTACCCGAGGTATTCAGGTTGTCAAGGCAGTTGAGGATGGTGTAGCAGCAGTCTGGGTATTCCATCTGCCTGGCGATGTGCTGGGCAAAAGTGCCCTTCTCATCGAAGTTCTTGAATGTAGCAAGCCTTGCCCTCGGACCAACCTCAACAGGCTGTCCGTCGTAGGTCGGGACACCTGTGCAAGACTCCATCTGGGGGTTGGCTTTGGTGCCGACCTTCGTGGTGCCTCCGATCGGATAGCTTGGATCCTCAAGATCAATTGTTACCTCACCCATATACCAGTCCCATGGACGGGTTTCTTTCCAACGAGTGAAATCCCATGTGGGATTATCATCCAGACTGGATGACCCGTACATCGGGGCTGTGGCCATAACTCCCTGGTTATGGTACCCGAGTTTCTTAGGCAGTGGGATCTGCTTGCCTCCAACTTCGACAAACTCCCGGTTCTGCATGTTCCTGATAACATCAAGCATGAATTCCATCTGCTCGTGAACAAGGACAAGACATTCTTTCGCCAAATCGGCCATTTTCTGCTTTGCCCTGGGACTCACATTGTGGTACATTCCGCCGATCCTCGGATTGGATGGATGGATCGCCTCGCCACCTGCGATGGCTGCAATTGTCTGTGCAATCTCGCGGATGCGGACAATTCTTGCCATAACGCTCCTGGCAGGCTGCTCGTTGGCGAACAGGTTAAACTTCTTTTCCGTCCCAGGAATATAAAAGTCCGGGAGGATCAGGATGTTGTGCAGAGCATGGCTGTGGATACGGTTCGCGGCATGGAGAATGATCCGCAGGAGCTTTGCGTCCGTGGGGATCTCGCAGCCAATCGAAGCCTCCATAGCCTCGGTGCTTGCCAGTGTGTGGGCAATAGGACAGATACCGCAAACCCTAGAAGCAATCTTCGGGACCTGTTCCATTGTCTTACCTATAGCGAGCTTTTCAATACCCCTTACAGGGGTGATAGAAAGCCAGTCTCCTCGCTCAACAATACCCTGGTCATCTACCTTCAGGGTGAGCTTGGAGTGGCCTTCAAGTCTTGTGGTTGGAGAGATTTCTACAACTTTCGTCAATGGTATGCCTCGTTTTAGATTCGTTGTTATTTAGGCTGTACCGTGGTTAAGGCACTCTCTGTGCGATAATTCTAAGAAAGTTACTCGTACATGAAGTACGTTAACATCTTGATTTCTCCAGCGCGTAGTACCTCAGTATATTAAATATTTAATTTATAACGATAAATGGTTGAAAACGCGATATTACATAAATCCTTCTATCAATATAAAGAAGGTTAATAAAATAATAAGCATATTTATTCCAATCTATAAATCGAGTTTTATATTAAGTCAATTCTTTTCTATGACAAAGAAAACATTGAAATTAAAAGAATATTAGACACATAAATATGTGCAAAGATCACTTATTGCAGTTTATACTTTGCCCAATCATAAGGTCATTGAAGAACTAGAAACAAAAAGTGGCATATATTTTGGGAGCTGCGTCTTTATAGATTTGAAAAATTCACCACTACTTTTTAGCCCTGATCTTCGTATCATTTTATCAATTTGAAAGGTTTTTTTGTTTTCAGAGTATAAATGGTCTTGTACCGATCGTTAGTTTTATGTAGTTTGTTTTAGTTGCAGCAATACTATTTGTATTATGTGATATAGTGAATTGGCAGCAAACTCCCTTTTGAAAATGGAAGTTTTTTGATTCAAGAACCTTTAATGTAGTTATTTTCGGAGTACTCTCTAGATCAAGCCAGATACGATATAGCTAAATTTAAAATTTTGAAGACATTCATGGAAAAAGCTCCAAAAATACTTTTGAGATATCTGAGGAAACAGATACAAAGCAATATAATACTGTAAGGTGTTTGTTCTGGTATCAGAGGACAGTCTTACCTAAGCAGAGATTTCTTTAAACTAGTGAGACGTATTTTAATTCCTCTATGTCCCATCAACAGACCAGGTTTGGCTCCCTGTTTAGCTTCCAGAATAAGTTCATCAGGCGCTTATCCATGAATTCGCAAAATGCTTTTATAGCTTGAAAGTAATTACGCTGAATGTTCGCACTTGCGTCAATTGACAAAAGTTAACTCAATACAATTAGATCGTTTTTCAGTTTGAAATTTTTCATACTATATTTCACCTGATCGATTGTATATGAATGCCTGAACACAGTAATTGATAAATATATCAACC harbors:
- the frhG gene encoding coenzyme F420 hydrogenase subunit gamma, translating into MENKAEATKEKKPVTNKIKIGHVHMSGCTGCLVSLADNNLGLIKILDDYADLVYCLTLADVRHIPEMDVALVEGSVCLQDHESVEDIKETRKKSKIVVALGSCACYGNITRFSRGGQHNQPQHESYLPIGDLIDVDVYIPGCPPSPELIRNVAVMAYLLLEGNEEQKELAGKYLKPLMDLAKRGTSGCFCDLMYDVINQGLCMGCGTCAASCPVHAITLEFGKPQGERDLCIKCGSCYGACPRSFFNLDVISEFENISEIIAKALKDGESDD
- the frhD gene encoding coenzyme F420-reducing hydrogenase, FrhD protein, which encodes MESLYSEIVVAGCGNPLFADDGFGPAVVEKLKDLELPENVTVVDAGLGGPHFVFTLLNPESTKTLIIVDIADFGGEPGELRWLSVDELPVGSYRDAHSWDLTEPLQYIKDDIRVRVLACQKKYVSSPEMVIGITDEVQRAIPDAVSEILKEIGVNYGTA
- a CDS encoding DUF2971 domain-containing protein; this translates as MTNKNLVFQYKHILKHDDNHTIDNLSRKQLYFSDPAAFEDSADFNIMIYETMTEEKIIDLIALRRKCDPSKANEILNDYVNNGTVKKEGNMYTYYQKVKKLPRVCCFSKTCNSRKMWEKHADNHQGICLCFQYTEETNARDYNKHIFTQQGVICPLYEVIYVPSFNDPDAIDMSNSYRHTQASERGRTKKIDYIFEEECRIIYSRDVLENDILNYFESDLKGIIFGSRITRKNAELVYKTIQKNYETTIELYKSIETSDRDTVKIEKIPDFGEYIQSLT
- the frhB gene encoding coenzyme F420 hydrogenase subunit beta, which gives rise to MIEDPYLGKYVTCVSARSTDKEILKKAQDGGIATALMVYALEEGFIDGTIVAGEGDKPWQPKPVVAMTREDILKARGTRYNISPQISWLKEATRSFGLDKVGVTGVCCQMQAVRKAQLYPINMRDVPGKVAFTVGLFCMENFSYKSLQSIVEDHANQSLGSVKKMEITKGKFWVYTERGNVATVPLKATHKYEQPGCHVCLDYVSNLADISTGSVGSPDGWSTVFIRTKVGNEIWSKAVADGMFETKPIEEVKPGLDLLRKLAKEKIDKNQKTVEERKTFGINKGLRNPYA
- the frhA gene encoding coenzyme F420 hydrogenase subunit alpha codes for the protein MTKVVEISPTTRLEGHSKLTLKVDDQGIVERGDWLSITPVRGIEKLAIGKTMEQVPKIASRVCGICPIAHTLASTEAMEASIGCEIPTDAKLLRIILHAANRIHSHALHNILILPDFYIPGTEKKFNLFANEQPARSVMARIVRIREIAQTIAAIAGGEAIHPSNPRIGGMYHNVSPRAKQKMADLAKECLVLVHEQMEFMLDVIRNMQNREFVEVGGKQIPLPKKLGYHNQGVMATAPMYGSSSLDDNPTWDFTRWKETRPWDWYMGEVTIDLEDPSYPIGGTTKVGTKANPQMESCTGVPTYDGQPVEVGPRARLATFKNFDEKGTFAQHIARQMEYPDCCYTILNCLDNLNTSGKVLADHIPQGDGSMGWAANEAPRGSNIHLARVKDGKVRWYDMLVPTTWNFPTCSRALTGAPWQIAEMVVRAYDPCVSCATHMIVVNEKEKIVAQKLMQW